The genomic window AAAAACGGCAAGGCTCGAAACCCCGCAGGTTGCACATTTATTTGAATTTAAAGGATCCGAGGAGCAGCCTGTAAAGAATATCAATATCGAGGGGCTAACCTTTACGCAAACGCTGCGAACCTTTATGCAGAATAAGGAGCCATTATTGCGCAGCGACTGGACCATTTACCGTGGTGCTGCTGTAGTTTATGATGGTGCCGTAAACTGTTCGCTTAAAAACTGTACGCTCACTAACCTGGGTGGGAATGCCGTTTTCTTCAATAACTTCAATAAGAACTGTGAAGTATCGGGCTGTCAGGTTTCCGACATCGGAGCAAGTGCTATCTGTTTTGTAGGCGATCCTAGTGCTGTGCGTTCTCCAAGTTTCGAGTATCACCAATATGTAGCACTTGCAGATCTTGACCGTACACCTGGCCCGCTGACCAATAATTATCCGGCAGAATGCAGCGTGTACAATAACCTGATGTTTAACCTTGGTCAGATAGAAAAACAATCGGCAGGAGTAGAGCTGTCGATGTGCCAGAGTATTACAGTAAGTCATAATACCATTTATGATGTGCCCCGGGCCGGTATAAATGTGAGTGAAGGTACCTGGGGAGGTCATGTTATTGAATATAATGATGTTTTTAATACCGTAAAGGAAAGCGGCGATCATGGTTCGTTTAATTCATGGGGGCGCGACCGCTACTGGCATCCGGATAAGAAGGTACTCGATTCTATAGTTCTGAACAATTTTGACCTCACCATGCTCGATGTAATTAAACCGATCACTATACGCAATAACCGTATGCGCTGCGACCACGGTTGGGATATTGACCTTGATGACGGTTCGAGCAATTATATCATTAAAAATAACCTATGCCTGAATGGCGGAATAAAGCTTCGTGAAGGTGTAAACCGTGTGGTAGAAAACAACATCATGATCAATAATACCTTCCATCCCCATGTCTGGTTTAAAAACAGTAATGATGTTTTTCGACACAATATCGTTTTGTCAGCTTATCAACCCATTGATGTAAAGGTTTGGGGCAAAGAAATAGATTACAATATTTTTCCTGACCTGGTTTCCCTTAAAGCCGCACAGGATAGGGGTACAGACAAAAATTCGGTATACAGTCAGCTACTTTTTGTAGATCCCGACAAAGGAGATTTTCGTGTAAGGGAGGGTTCTGTTGCATTTTCTGTAGGGTTCAGGAACTTTGATATGGATAGTTTTGGTGTCGTTTCACCAAGACTGAAAGCTTTGGCCAAAAAGGTATCCATACCATCCATCCTTACCTCCAATCAGTCAGGCAGCGATAAAATTATTGACTTTATGGGGGCTAAGGTGAAAAATCTGACCACTTTGGGCGAACGTTCTGCGACCGGAATGGGCGATACCCAGGGCGTATTGGTGCTGGAAGTACCTGCCAGATCAGCCGTTTTTAAATACCTGCAGGCAAACGATGTAATCTTATCATTCAATTCCAAAAAAATAAGAACAGTAAGTGATCTGCTTCAGGCGCAAAAAACCGCAACCGATACGAATACAGAGGTGGTTGTTTTCCGGAACCAGCATGAAGTGAAAATACCGATAACACTTGTAGGGAAGAGATGATTATAGAAGTATAAATAATTTTATGAACCAAATATTAGGGGAAATGATAGCAGGCAGAACCTTAGGTTATCTGTTTAAGGATAGTTTGCGGAGGAATAATCCCCTTTGCTACACCTATTTAAGCGGTAAAAGTTTAACCATCCTGTTTTTGCTTTTGATAAACTTCACGCTGGGAAATGCCCAAAGCAGGGCTAAGCTCATCGCTTTCCAGGCAAAGGATGTGAAATTAAATGCGTCTTGGATCCTTGAAAGAGAGGCCTTAAATACCACTTATATCGGTTCTCTGGATGCCGATCAATTGCTTCATAATTTTAGGGTAAATGCCGGACTTCCATCTACGGCAAAGGCGTTAGAGGGTTGGGAAAGTCCCAATGTCGGCTTACGTGGTCATTTTGTTGGCCACTATCTTTCGGCTGTCTCGATGTTGATTGAAAGGTATCATGAACCCGTTCTCTCCAAAAGGCTCGAATATATGGTCACTGAACTTGCCAAATGCCAGCAAGCCCTTGGTAGGGGGTATCTCAGCGCATTTCCCGAATCTGATTTTGAGAAACTGGAGACAAAATTTACTGGAGTCTGGGCTCCTTATTATACCTATCATAAAGTGATGCAGGGGCTTTTAGATGTTTACATGCGCACTGGTAACCAAAAAGCACTGGAGATCGTTAATGGTATGGCAGGATACGTAAAATTCAGGATGTCATGGCTTGATAATCAAACCATTGAAAGAATGCTTTATACCGTAGCGGCGAACCCCGAAAATGAACCTGGGGCGATGAACGAGGTATTATACAAGTTATATAGGATTACAAAGAATCCAATGCATTTTGAGCTGGCAAAGTTATTTGACAGAGATTGGTTTCTGCACCCGCTTTCCCAAAATCACGACATTCTGAGCGACCTGCATGCCAATACCCATTTGGTTTTGGTTAATGGCTTTGCTCAACGGTATATGCTCACCGGTGAGCAAGCATACCACGATGCGGTACTGAATTTTTGGAATATTCTTGAGCATGACCATACTTATGTCAATGGATCCAGTAGTGGTCCGCGCCCTAATGTAACTACGCCAACTTCGCTCTCTGCAGAACATTGGGGGCTGCCAGGGCACTTGAGCAACACGATGACGAAAGAAATTGCTGAATCATGTGTTACCCATAATACCCAAAAGCTTACCGCGGAGCTGTTTACGTGGACAGGGAAACCAACATATGCCGATGCTTTTATGAATGCTTTTTATAATGCAGTACTGCCTACCCAGAATGACCAGAATGGAACTTGCGTCTACCACCTTCCGCTTGGTTCACCAAGAACAAAAGCTTTTTTAAAGGATAACGATTTTCGCTGCTGTAATGGAACAGCAATAGAAGCATTTGCAGGTCTTCATGCCAATATTTATTTCAGGGATTCATCAAGCCTTTGGATCAATCAATATATCCCTTCCCAGCTCAACTGGAAAGAAAAAAAGCTTATCCTTAGCCAAACGGGTAACTTTCCCAAAGACAAGGAGGTTTTGTTTTCTTTTTCAGCTAAAAAGGATATCCGCTTAGCCGTAAACTTATTTGTCCCCTCATGGGCAAATGAGCTGAAGATTTATGTGAATGGGCGCTTGCAATCCCAAACTGCTGTTCCAAATTCTTTTGTGCGGTTGGATAGGATATGGAGCAACAAGGATCAGATTAAATTGGTATTTGATTATCGCTTTAGAATTGAGCGCATGCAGGATGACATCAACAAAGTTGCTTTTTTTTATGGGCCTACACTATTGGCTTTCGACACGGATACCGAACTCGCATTGAGGAGCAAACCTGAGCAATTATTAACAAACCTATCCATAATTGATTCTGCATCTTTCCAATTGAAGGATGGTAAGCATGTTTATACATTACGACCTTTTTATGGCATAAGCAATACACCCTATGGTGTTTATGCATCGATTAGGGAATATTGACCATTTAATGGTTAGTGATTTAGGCACCTTTATGCATGCTGCTTACTTACAATTTTCGTCTTTACTAAAAAATATCAAAATATAAGCGTAGCTTGGTTATGTCAATATTAAACAGCCGTTTTATAACCAAATTTTATTTCAAATTAATTATTTGAAGGTGATAATGCCTCTGTATTGAGTAGAATATATGTTTCGGATTTTAATTTTAATAAGCACATTCCTACTGTGTAATTCTCTTTTTGCTCAAGAAGGTTTGTACCAATTCTCTCATCTGGATATTGCTAACGGCTTATCGGATAATCAGGTGAAAGCCATATATAAAGATCATAGAGGATTTATGTGGTTTGGAACCCAAGCCGGTCTCA from Flavobacterium sp. W4I14 includes these protein-coding regions:
- a CDS encoding DUF1680 family protein (product_source=COG3533; cog=COG3533; ko=KO:K09955; pfam=PF07944; superfamily=48208; transmembrane_helix_parts=Inside_1_27,TMhelix_28_50,Outside_51_642); translated protein: MNQILGEMIAGRTLGYLFKDSLRRNNPLCYTYLSGKSLTILFLLLINFTLGNAQSRAKLIAFQAKDVKLNASWILEREALNTTYIGSLDADQLLHNFRVNAGLPSTAKALEGWESPNVGLRGHFVGHYLSAVSMLIERYHEPVLSKRLEYMVTELAKCQQALGRGYLSAFPESDFEKLETKFTGVWAPYYTYHKVMQGLLDVYMRTGNQKALEIVNGMAGYVKFRMSWLDNQTIERMLYTVAANPENEPGAMNEVLYKLYRITKNPMHFELAKLFDRDWFLHPLSQNHDILSDLHANTHLVLVNGFAQRYMLTGEQAYHDAVLNFWNILEHDHTYVNGSSSGPRPNVTTPTSLSAEHWGLPGHLSNTMTKEIAESCVTHNTQKLTAELFTWTGKPTYADAFMNAFYNAVLPTQNDQNGTCVYHLPLGSPRTKAFLKDNDFRCCNGTAIEAFAGLHANIYFRDSSSLWINQYIPSQLNWKEKKLILSQTGNFPKDKEVLFSFSAKKDIRLAVNLFVPSWANELKIYVNGRLQSQTAVPNSFVRLDRIWSNKDQIKLVFDYRFRIERMQDDINKVAFFYGPTLLAFDTDTELALRSKPEQLLTNLSIIDSASFQLKDGKHVYTLRPFYGISNTPYGVYASIREY
- a CDS encoding hypothetical protein (product_source=Hypo-rule applied; cath_funfam=2.160.20.10,2.30.42.10; cleavage_site_network=SignalP-noTM; pfam=PF07602,PF13229; smart=SM00228,SM00710; superfamily=50156,51126); the protein is MRNSYYAIFVAVLLSLNVQAQVNYFVSPAGNDANSGTLVKPFATITRALAEARKTKGNVVVNLLKGNYYLDKPIVFTAEDSRNGEKTLTVKSFKDEKVTISGSIPLVLQWEVYKNGIWKAKVTQRLIFDELFVNGQLQKMARYPNYDATAQYFGGTASDVLSKERVAKWHSPEGGYVHALHSSLWGDFHYLITGKNDKGDLTLEGGWQNNRRMPMHDKYRFVENIFEELDTVGEWYYDKKLQTLYFYPPKNLNIKTARLETPQVAHLFEFKGSEEQPVKNINIEGLTFTQTLRTFMQNKEPLLRSDWTIYRGAAVVYDGAVNCSLKNCTLTNLGGNAVFFNNFNKNCEVSGCQVSDIGASAICFVGDPSAVRSPSFEYHQYVALADLDRTPGPLTNNYPAECSVYNNLMFNLGQIEKQSAGVELSMCQSITVSHNTIYDVPRAGINVSEGTWGGHVIEYNDVFNTVKESGDHGSFNSWGRDRYWHPDKKVLDSIVLNNFDLTMLDVIKPITIRNNRMRCDHGWDIDLDDGSSNYIIKNNLCLNGGIKLREGVNRVVENNIMINNTFHPHVWFKNSNDVFRHNIVLSAYQPIDVKVWGKEIDYNIFPDLVSLKAAQDRGTDKNSVYSQLLFVDPDKGDFRVREGSVAFSVGFRNFDMDSFGVVSPRLKALAKKVSIPSILTSNQSGSDKIIDFMGAKVKNLTTLGERSATGMGDTQGVLVLEVPARSAVFKYLQANDVILSFNSKKIRTVSDLLQAQKTATDTNTEVVVFRNQHEVKIPITLVGKR
- a CDS encoding hypothetical protein (product_source=Hypo-rule applied), translated to MVFMHRLGNIDHLMVSDLGTFMHAAYLQFSSLLKNIKI